One Hemibagrus wyckioides isolate EC202008001 linkage group LG07, SWU_Hwy_1.0, whole genome shotgun sequence DNA segment encodes these proteins:
- the si:dkey-19b23.8 gene encoding uncharacterized protein si:dkey-19b23.8: MSLASFHLMQALKDSPAALRRHFKRDRTESLSHGDPIFKVHYLGTKKIFSLDLEQAEEAINRLLDGAPGKLSKDHALVVRPRYVEVKELSTGRQLTKTYLHDIAYCASHTAHPNVFLYICRQPGQQLQCRVFWCSRVERAKDMTACLANSFQRALNDWQGGCATLPKAEGIAKEDEADITPAAAKGLTLPASLGKVRWKKKGSISRSPLRAITRRGSASENWQ, from the exons ATGTCTCTAGCCTCCTTCCACTTAATGCAGGCCCTGAAGGACTCGCCTGCTGCCCTGCGCAGACACTTTAAACGGGATCGCACAGAGAGCCTTTCCCATGGAGACCCCATATTCAAAGTGCACTACCTAGGCACCAAAAAGATCTTTTCCCTAGACCTAGAGCAGGCTGAGGAAGCCATCAACCGGCTGCTGGACGGTGCTCCTGGAAAGTTATCCAAAGACCATGCTCTTGTGGTCCGGCCACGTTATGTGGAAGTGAAAGAGTTGAGCACAGGGAGGCAGCTCACTAAGACCTACCTGCACGATATTGCCTATTGCgcatcacacacagctcatcCCAACGTGTTCCTCTATATCTGCAGACAGcctgggcagcagctgcagtgtAGGGTGTTCTGGTGTAGTCGTGTGGAAAGGGCAAAGGATATGACAGCCTGTCTGGCAAACTCATTTCAGAGGGCACTAAACGACTGGCAAGGTGGCTGTGCTACACTGCCAAAAGCAGAGGGCATTGCTAAGGAGGATGAGGCTGACATCACCCCTGCTGCTGCCAAAGGATTGACGCTGCCAGCCAGTTTGGGGAAAG TGCGCTGGAAGAAGAAGGGCTCAATTTCCCGCAGTCCTCTGAGAGCCATCACCAGGCGTGGCTCAGCCAGTGAAAACTGGCAGTGA
- the si:dkey-19b23.7 gene encoding uncharacterized protein si:dkey-19b23.7 isoform X1: protein MSFKFRVKCFLLSFCGRQDWETHQKARLQHFLSDLAILGSLQGFYYFQPWLRGKEELVLTIVNEDLRWPSPGFPASVASSCTSPTCSSTFSLDSDYASSPLPGESPQHRPQSFQASQQQPSRSNDLPLLPASPSERESSVPEINRTLFLLAGYAKYGQPYAWIRSNHERLMNIRGADSTAKDTPMKLKSITDWVLTSQGTRVWDVVNELVGLCTMPPPDNPFSLDMCYLHTLPLPERFLATGALLNFLEMIVVQGNRKETFYDLVVEEIKSLRQLHFQSLTELLRCRNIQRRSLSKMDSSEKQQFLSNSHDSGDNNTHFEQKVTVVSSQRQEPDI, encoded by the exons ATGTCTTTCAAATTTcgtgttaaatgttttttactGTCGTTTTGTGGGAGACAGGACTGGGAGACACATCAAAAGGCAAGATTACAGCATTTCTTGTCAGACCTGGCAATATTAGGATCCTTACAG GGTTTCTATTATTTTCAGCCCTGGCTGAGGGGGAAAGAGGAACTGGTGCTGACTATTGTCAATGAAGATCTG AGATGGCCTTCTCCTGGTTTTCCTGCATCAGTTGCATCATCTTGCACCAGTCCCACTTGCAGTAGCACTTTCAGTCTGGACAGTGACTATGCCAGCTCTCCATTACCTGGTGAAAGTCCACAACACAGACCTCAGTCTTTTCAGGCCTCTCAACAGCAGCCTAGCAG GAGTAATGACTTGCCTCTTCTCCCAGCTTCACCCAGTGAGAGGGAGAGCTCTGTGCCA GAAATTAATCGCACCCTTTTCCTGTTGGCTGGCTATGCTAAATACGGGCAGCCATATGCATGGATACGATCCAATCATGAACGTTTGATGAATATTAGAGGTGCTGATTCAACGGCCAAAGATACACCAATGAAACTCAAATCCATCACAGACTGGGTTTTAACTTCTCAAG GAACACGGGTGTGGGATGTGGTTAATGAGTTGGTGGGTCTGTGCACCATGCCACCTCCAGATAATCCTTTCTCATTGGATATGTGCTACCTCCATACCCTTCCCCTCCCAGAGCGCTTCCTTGCCACTGGAGCCCTCCTTAACTTCTTGGAGATGATTGTGGTTCAGGGAAATCGCAAGGAAACGTTCTATGATTTAG TTGTGGAAGAGATCAAGTCCCTGAGACAACTCCATTTTCAGAGTCTCACTGAACTCCTGAGATGCCGTAATATCCAGAGGAGGAGCCTCTCAAAAATGGATTCTTCAGAGAAGCAGCAGTTTTTGTCAAACAGCCATGACTCTGGAGATAACAACACCCACTTTGAACAGAAAGTAACAGTAGTAAGCTCTCAGAGGCAAGAACCAGATATTTAG
- the si:dkey-19b23.7 gene encoding uncharacterized protein si:dkey-19b23.7 isoform X3 yields the protein MSFKFRVKCFLLSFCGRQDWETHQKARLQHFLSDLAILGSLQGFYYFQPWLRGKEELVLTIVNEDLRWPSPGFPASVASSCTSPTCSSTFSLDSDYASSPLPGESPQHRPQSFQASQQQPSRSNDLPLLPASPSERESSVPPYAWIRSNHERLMNIRGADSTAKDTPMKLKSITDWVLTSQGTRVWDVVNELVGLCTMPPPDNPFSLDMCYLHTLPLPERFLATGALLNFLEMIVVQGNRKETFYDLVVEEIKSLRQLHFQSLTELLRCRNIQRRSLSKMDSSEKQQFLSNSHDSGDNNTHFEQKVTVVSSQRQEPDI from the exons ATGTCTTTCAAATTTcgtgttaaatgttttttactGTCGTTTTGTGGGAGACAGGACTGGGAGACACATCAAAAGGCAAGATTACAGCATTTCTTGTCAGACCTGGCAATATTAGGATCCTTACAG GGTTTCTATTATTTTCAGCCCTGGCTGAGGGGGAAAGAGGAACTGGTGCTGACTATTGTCAATGAAGATCTG AGATGGCCTTCTCCTGGTTTTCCTGCATCAGTTGCATCATCTTGCACCAGTCCCACTTGCAGTAGCACTTTCAGTCTGGACAGTGACTATGCCAGCTCTCCATTACCTGGTGAAAGTCCACAACACAGACCTCAGTCTTTTCAGGCCTCTCAACAGCAGCCTAGCAG GAGTAATGACTTGCCTCTTCTCCCAGCTTCACCCAGTGAGAGGGAGAGCTCTGTGCCA CCATATGCATGGATACGATCCAATCATGAACGTTTGATGAATATTAGAGGTGCTGATTCAACGGCCAAAGATACACCAATGAAACTCAAATCCATCACAGACTGGGTTTTAACTTCTCAAG GAACACGGGTGTGGGATGTGGTTAATGAGTTGGTGGGTCTGTGCACCATGCCACCTCCAGATAATCCTTTCTCATTGGATATGTGCTACCTCCATACCCTTCCCCTCCCAGAGCGCTTCCTTGCCACTGGAGCCCTCCTTAACTTCTTGGAGATGATTGTGGTTCAGGGAAATCGCAAGGAAACGTTCTATGATTTAG TTGTGGAAGAGATCAAGTCCCTGAGACAACTCCATTTTCAGAGTCTCACTGAACTCCTGAGATGCCGTAATATCCAGAGGAGGAGCCTCTCAAAAATGGATTCTTCAGAGAAGCAGCAGTTTTTGTCAAACAGCCATGACTCTGGAGATAACAACACCCACTTTGAACAGAAAGTAACAGTAGTAAGCTCTCAGAGGCAAGAACCAGATATTTAG
- the si:dkey-19b23.7 gene encoding uncharacterized protein si:dkey-19b23.7 isoform X2 has product MSAADWETHQKARLQHFLSDLAILGSLQGFYYFQPWLRGKEELVLTIVNEDLRWPSPGFPASVASSCTSPTCSSTFSLDSDYASSPLPGESPQHRPQSFQASQQQPSRSNDLPLLPASPSERESSVPEINRTLFLLAGYAKYGQPYAWIRSNHERLMNIRGADSTAKDTPMKLKSITDWVLTSQGTRVWDVVNELVGLCTMPPPDNPFSLDMCYLHTLPLPERFLATGALLNFLEMIVVQGNRKETFYDLVVEEIKSLRQLHFQSLTELLRCRNIQRRSLSKMDSSEKQQFLSNSHDSGDNNTHFEQKVTVVSSQRQEPDI; this is encoded by the exons ATGAGTGCAGCT GACTGGGAGACACATCAAAAGGCAAGATTACAGCATTTCTTGTCAGACCTGGCAATATTAGGATCCTTACAG GGTTTCTATTATTTTCAGCCCTGGCTGAGGGGGAAAGAGGAACTGGTGCTGACTATTGTCAATGAAGATCTG AGATGGCCTTCTCCTGGTTTTCCTGCATCAGTTGCATCATCTTGCACCAGTCCCACTTGCAGTAGCACTTTCAGTCTGGACAGTGACTATGCCAGCTCTCCATTACCTGGTGAAAGTCCACAACACAGACCTCAGTCTTTTCAGGCCTCTCAACAGCAGCCTAGCAG GAGTAATGACTTGCCTCTTCTCCCAGCTTCACCCAGTGAGAGGGAGAGCTCTGTGCCA GAAATTAATCGCACCCTTTTCCTGTTGGCTGGCTATGCTAAATACGGGCAGCCATATGCATGGATACGATCCAATCATGAACGTTTGATGAATATTAGAGGTGCTGATTCAACGGCCAAAGATACACCAATGAAACTCAAATCCATCACAGACTGGGTTTTAACTTCTCAAG GAACACGGGTGTGGGATGTGGTTAATGAGTTGGTGGGTCTGTGCACCATGCCACCTCCAGATAATCCTTTCTCATTGGATATGTGCTACCTCCATACCCTTCCCCTCCCAGAGCGCTTCCTTGCCACTGGAGCCCTCCTTAACTTCTTGGAGATGATTGTGGTTCAGGGAAATCGCAAGGAAACGTTCTATGATTTAG TTGTGGAAGAGATCAAGTCCCTGAGACAACTCCATTTTCAGAGTCTCACTGAACTCCTGAGATGCCGTAATATCCAGAGGAGGAGCCTCTCAAAAATGGATTCTTCAGAGAAGCAGCAGTTTTTGTCAAACAGCCATGACTCTGGAGATAACAACACCCACTTTGAACAGAAAGTAACAGTAGTAAGCTCTCAGAGGCAAGAACCAGATATTTAG